One part of the Rutidosis leptorrhynchoides isolate AG116_Rl617_1_P2 chromosome 1, CSIRO_AGI_Rlap_v1, whole genome shotgun sequence genome encodes these proteins:
- the LOC139895300 gene encoding secreted RxLR effector protein 161-like → MELGIKLSKFEGGDSVDADKYRSLVGSLRGSLRYLTCTRPDLSFSVGVASRFMENPKYAHWKSLKRILRYVKGTESLGLFFSSCEGYVLKGYSDSDWYGNMDDRKITSGYVFFIGETTFTWASKKQPILALSTCEAEYVAASWMVCHAIWLRNLLRELKNQQREPAESKVNNGSAIELAKNPVHHKRSKHIDVRFHFIREQINNREVQLNYVMRCDQSADIFTKALPVEVFNICKHKLGMMDGREI, encoded by the coding sequence ATGGAACTTGGTATTAAACTTTCAAAATTTGAGGGAGGAGATTCGGTGGATGCAGATAAGTATCGAAGTTTAGTGGGAAGTTTAAGGGGAAGTTTAAGGTATCTAACTTGTACGAGACCTGATCTTTCATTCAGTGTTGGGGTAGCAAGTCGTTTTATGGAAAACCCAAAGTATGCACACTGGAAGTCTTTAAAGAGAATCTTGCGATATGTTAAGGGAACTGAATCACTTGGGTTATTTTTCTCAAGTTGTGAAGGATACGTACTTAAAGGTTATTCTGATAGTGACTGGTATGGAAATATGGATGATCGAAAAATCACTTCAGGTTATGTGTTCTTTATAGGAGAAACAACCTTCACATGGGCATCAAAGAAACAGCCTATACTAGCTCTATCAACTTGtgaggcagaatatgtagcagcgtCATGGATGGTTTGTCATGCAATATGGCTAAGGAATCTGCTACGGGAATTGAAGAATCAACAACGTGAACCAGCAGAGAGTAAAGTCAACAACGGGTCAGCGATTGAATTGGCAAAGAACCCGGTGCATCACAAAAGAAGTAAGCATATTGATGTACGCTTTCATTTCATTCGAGAACAAATAAACAATAGGGAAGTGCAACTGAATTATGTAATGCGTTGTGATCAATCCGCTGACATCTTCACTAAGGCACTTCCGGTAGAAGTGTTTAACATATGCAAACACAAACTAGGAATGATGGATGGAAGAGAGATCTGA